The proteins below come from a single Acidimicrobiia bacterium genomic window:
- a CDS encoding PAS domain S-box protein — translation MAKSAFLDDPSAILDSIVDCVIVLDHDFVIKGVNKAAEIFFGIPATALLGQSALDLVADGDRVETTVRFKELLDGHEIPPAVFRIISATGKSRWVEATGRRLGAPIENIASVSSVLSADAASIVVALRSVGSRLKRELEGLQAVRRAHLISQLAAQLQTAGPATFSGVLFKAFEEVGALLGANFISTYEVEASGRSFVLRSRWEEQMAALRSRVVPQARVAVEQIPNVVKALTGPESLAPFDAQSRLGAELQTLDAAVCCGVLVPLSVSDEHVGVLVVSWSEEHHVLNEEAQFLAGLAEAVAVALNRIVTNQALITQNSLLERIFERTKVPMLIVSRTDLRVTRANTAAAELYGITSKRLDGLSIAQVSPELAQELIELDNLAEYQEYRDLRITMHGDHNGERSELELSIDTMTMMELPCYLIVVRNISGAN, via the coding sequence ATGGCCAAAAGCGCATTTCTTGACGACCCATCTGCGATCTTAGACAGCATTGTAGATTGTGTCATCGTCCTTGATCACGATTTCGTAATCAAGGGAGTAAACAAAGCGGCCGAAATATTTTTCGGTATACCGGCTACTGCCCTGCTTGGTCAATCGGCTCTTGACCTGGTCGCTGATGGCGACCGAGTTGAAACGACTGTCCGATTTAAAGAACTGTTAGATGGCCATGAAATTCCGCCGGCGGTATTTCGAATAATAAGTGCCACCGGTAAGTCCCGCTGGGTGGAAGCCACCGGGCGAAGATTAGGCGCTCCCATTGAAAACATCGCCAGCGTATCAAGCGTTTTAAGTGCCGATGCTGCTTCAATTGTGGTGGCGCTTCGTTCAGTTGGTAGCAGGTTAAAGCGAGAGCTTGAAGGTCTCCAAGCCGTCCGGCGAGCTCATCTAATTTCCCAGTTGGCAGCACAATTGCAGACTGCCGGTCCCGCCACCTTTAGCGGAGTGCTCTTCAAGGCGTTTGAAGAAGTTGGTGCGCTACTGGGTGCTAATTTCATCTCTACCTATGAGGTCGAGGCTTCGGGGCGCAGTTTTGTGTTACGTAGCAGGTGGGAAGAGCAGATGGCGGCTCTGCGTTCGCGTGTGGTGCCTCAGGCGCGGGTGGCGGTTGAGCAAATACCGAATGTTGTAAAGGCGTTGACGGGGCCCGAATCGTTGGCACCCTTTGATGCGCAGTCACGCTTAGGAGCCGAGCTGCAGACGCTCGACGCCGCGGTTTGTTGTGGAGTGTTGGTTCCACTCTCGGTGAGCGATGAGCACGTTGGTGTTTTGGTGGTCAGCTGGAGCGAAGAACATCACGTACTGAATGAAGAAGCGCAGTTCCTAGCCGGTCTTGCCGAAGCGGTAGCGGTGGCTTTGAATCGTATAGTTACTAACCAGGCTTTGATAACCCAAAACTCACTTTTAGAACGAATATTTGAACGAACTAAAGTGCCAATGCTAATCGTGAGCCGCACTGACCTACGAGTGACCCGAGCTAATACTGCCGCTGCCGAGCTATATGGCATAACATCGAAGCGCCTTGACGGATTGTCAATAGCTCAAGTGTCGCCCGAGTTGGCTCAAGAGCTGATCGAGCTAGACAATTTGGCAGAGTATCAGGAATATCGTGACC
- a CDS encoding PilZ domain-containing protein, producing MMTNRRLGERVVPDDLEIEWAVPGTKLGTTKGRKQPPMALVSDISISGLQVVAPDHDKVQIGTLVPISLGGLETTVRVRWIRPALAEGKSAYGAVFLQISRELEELINQIVVQCRFRDGLPVREEPQGYRTIW from the coding sequence ATGATGACCAACCGCAGACTTGGAGAAAGGGTCGTCCCTGACGATCTTGAAATTGAGTGGGCAGTTCCTGGAACCAAACTCGGTACCACCAAAGGACGTAAACAGCCGCCCATGGCCCTAGTTTCTGACATTTCAATTTCTGGTTTACAAGTGGTGGCGCCAGACCACGACAAGGTTCAAATTGGCACGTTGGTACCCATCTCACTGGGCGGGCTCGAAACTACGGTACGAGTTCGTTGGATCCGGCCAGCATTGGCCGAAGGCAAGTCGGCATACGGAGCTGTTTTCTTGCAGATCTCTCGTGAGTTAGAAGAGCTAATCAATCAGATCGTGGTGCAATGTCGATTTCGTGATGGTTTGCCGGTTCGTGAAGAGCCACAAGGATACCGAACCATCTGGTGA